The following are encoded together in the Heliangelus exortis chromosome 15, bHelExo1.hap1, whole genome shotgun sequence genome:
- the LOC139803233 gene encoding serine protease inhibitor Kazal-type 5-like, protein MVCDLNVLLGEPPLTVLLLSTFQSECRKIWSLLRSGKFSCPTNKEPVNSPDGKPDLNKCMMCQRLLERGSKNKGSGGETNRIVNSLGEDECREFRDLFRRGKLSCTRENDPVRDSSGKQHSNKCIMCAEKFKRENERKLAKNRQGKNKDDCSEYRSEFEAGGRLSCTRENDPVRDSSGKQHTNKCLMCAEKFKKEAQRGGQSGGTAQRNQQSASDRTKQKICGGSGSQQGVNERRPFSSSRGPQGNSAQSGSNCNPAPGREAQSRDTDAYRMLDCDRILHGVKGGRIFCSKSSQPVCGTDGKTYKNECDLCSAAMKASNYITINYRGECRKPAPEVK, encoded by the exons ATGGTGTGTG ATCTCAATGTCCTCTTAGGGGAGCCTCCACTGACTGTCCTCCTCCTCTCTACTTTTCAGAGCGAGTGCAGGAAAATTTGGTCCCTTCTGCGCAGCGGGAAGTTTTCCTGTCCAACAAACAAGGAACCTGTCAACAGCCCAGATGGCAAACCGGACCTCAACAAGTGCATGATGTGCCAGAGACTGCT GGAAAGAGGCTCAAAAAACAAAGGGAGTGGTGGAGAGACGAACAGGATTGTGAACTCCTTGGGAGAG GATGAATGCCGAGAGTTCCGGGACCTCTTCAGGAGAGGAAAACTTTCCTGCACCAGAGAAAATGACCCCGTCCGAGATTCCTCTGGGAAGCAACACAGCAATAAGTGCATCATGTGTGCAGAGAAGTT CAAAAGGGAGAATGAGCGGAAGTTGGCTAAaaacagacaaggaaaaaataag GATGACTGCAGTGAGTATCGCTCCGAGTTTGAAGCTGGTGGAAGATTGTCCTGCACAAGGGAAAATGACCCTGTTCGGGACTCCTCTGGCAAGCAGCACACCAACAAATGTCTCATGTGCGCTGAGAAGTT CAAAAAAGAAGCGCAAAGGGGAGGCCAGTCTGGTGGAACTGCCCAGCGCAACCAGCAATCTGCTTCAGATCGTACAAAACAG AAGATCTGTGGTGGTTCAGGGTCACAGCAGGGTGTGAACGAGAGACGTCCCTTCTCATCAAGCAGAGG cccacAAGGAAATTCAGCTCAGAGTGGTAGTAACTGCAACCCGGCACCTGGCCGTGAGGCGCAGAGCAGAGACACTGATGCCTACAGGATG ctGGACTGTGATCGAATTCTGCACGGGGTAAAGGGTGGAAGGATTTTCTGCAGCAAATCCTCACAACCAGTCTGTGGCACTGATgggaaaacatacaaaaatgaATGTGACTTGTGTTCAGCTGCCAT GAAAGCTTCAAACTACATCACGATAAACTATCGAGGTGAATGCCGAAAGCCTGCCCCTGAAGTG aagTAA